A genomic segment from Spinacia oleracea cultivar Varoflay chromosome 3, BTI_SOV_V1, whole genome shotgun sequence encodes:
- the LOC130469939 gene encoding uncharacterized protein — translation MFVGKEPVVVASCIVGGHILVPLRFFRFSPGALVLYGNFTRYPCSPTASFTRFCSVTVAGGGEYEVKEGAVKYPIKFDARTCGCGVWQISGIPCRHGLRVIYHQRLEATDFVSHYFKGQAYKLTYSEHIHPMPDPTQWPSFDLPIILPPPMKRASGRPPNLRKRGKHDPKRGKRNSTVRCGKCKEVGHNARTCRGGATAKQKKAAAAAAAGAFGSAGAAGSGAAGLQQGGDQGASSSQQQRNASSKGKRKRT, via the coding sequence gtacccctgaggttttttagattttcaccaggtgcccttgtgctttatggtaatttcaccagatacccctgctcaccaacggctagtttcACCAGGTTTTGTTCTGTAACAGTTGCTGGGGGAGGGGAATATGAAGTGAAAGAGGGGGCTGTCAAATACCCTATTAAGTTTGATGCAAGGACTTGTGGTTGTGGAGTATGGCAAATATCTGGCATACCTTGCAGACATGGCCTTAGGGTTATTTACCACCAAAGACTTGAGGCTACTGATTTTGTGTCTCACTACTTCAAAGGGCAAGCATACAAGTTAACTTACTCAGAGCACATACACCCCATGCCTGACCCAACCCAATGGCCTTCTTTTGACCTTCCTATTATCCTCCCACCACCCATGAAGAGAGCATCAGGTAGACCCCCTAACCTGAGAAAAAGAGGTAAACATGATCcaaaaaggggaaagagaaatagCACTGTGAGGTGTGGTAAGTGCAAGGAGGTGGGACACAATGCAAGGACATGCAGAGGTGGGGCCACTGCAAAGCAAAAGaaggctgctgctgctgctgctgctggtgcTTTTGGTTCTGCTGGTGCAGCTGGTTCTGGTGCAGCTGGTTTACAGCAAGGGGGAGATCAAGGTGCTTCCAGTTCACAGCAACAACGTAATGCATCAAGTAAGGGAAAAAGGAAGCGTacttga
- the LOC110788931 gene encoding autophagy-related protein 101 isoform X2: protein MNCEVSQLKELEVEHFEIREVLRCILHTIMFHRALGLVRPKDVDLELFDITYVQCGDVELEKKIDEKIDQFICWVEKHPNKKSQICLSFYEVKNNKAIWFSNKVERLYWEQWYINLNVAQHHKPTSSKSHHSKVVDSGASEERSARRAAIEVSLREVLFQIIKFVNEKKDHIPPIPSREGISFPYEITIPSSSDTTFGMDMIKRMLQTGHPTMLS from the exons ATGAATTGCGAAGTTTCCCAACTCAAAGAACTG GAAGTGGAACACTTCGAGATCAGAGAAGTTTTGAGAT GTATACTACATACAATTATGTTCCACAGGGCTCTAGGCCTCGTGCGTCCAAAAGATGTTGATTTAGAACTTTTTGACATTACATAT GTCCAGTGTGGAGATGTGGAACTTGAAAAGAAGATAGATGAGAAGATTGACCAGTTCATTTGTTGGGTAGAGAAGCACCCTAACAAGAAAAGTCAG ATATGTCTGTCTTTTTATGAAGTAAAGAACAACAAGGCGATATGGTTCTCGAACAAAGTTGAACGCTTGTATTGGGAACAATGGTATATAAATCTGAATGTTGCACAACATCACAAACCAACCTCTAGCAAATCTCACCACTCCAAAGTTGTAGACTCAG GTGCATCTGAGGAGAGAAGTGCTCGTAGGGCTGCAATAGAAGTGTCACTTCGAGAGGTTCTGTTTCAGATAATAAAATTTGTAAATGAGAAAAAGGATCACATTCCTCCTATTCCAAGTCGTGAAGGTATCTCATTTCCCTATGAGATTACTATCCCAAG CTCATCAGATACTACGTTTGGAATGGATATGATCAAAAGGATGCTCCAAACAGGCCATCCAACCATGCTTAGCTGA
- the LOC110788932 gene encoding protein POLYCHOME, whose translation MHPSRDRLPRPVDISSLLQTAERRVDLVVDEPGLHWMGLSTQNVSTGQSSGDTSKSSKQRSGLQRTSRRRYVNRSFVGKENRRPRSVRKGLGRGSVLPSWYPRTPLKDITAIVRAIERKRAQLRDDQTIEAPQQEDGASTSSNQLDQEKGISKPSPESCEVTDDNADRKGKEVAFFTPRKKLLNSIEKVRHIWLEDQRKLERTPAARKAERQKMVRVLMSMR comes from the exons ATGCATCCATCCAGAGATAGATTGCCAAGACCTGTTGACATTTCCTCTTTACTGCAAACCGCAGAACGGCGAGTTGATCTGGTAGTAGATGAACCTGGGTTGCATTGGATGGGTTTATCTACCCAGAATGTATCTACAGGACAAAGTAGCGGTGATACTAGTAAATCAAGCAAGCAAAGGTCCGGATTGCAAAGAACAAGCCGTCGTCGATATGTGAATAGGTCATTTGTTGGTAAAGAAAATCGAAGGCCGAGAAGTGTAAGAAAAGgccttggaagaggcagtgttTTACCTTCTTGGTACCCCAGGACACCTCTAAAGGACATTACTGCTATTGTTAGG GCTATTGAGAGGAAAAGAGCTCAACTACGTGATGATCAAACGATAGAAGCTCCTCAACAAGAAGACGGTGCTTCAACATCAAGCAATCAGCTTGATCAAGAGAAGGGCATTTCAAAACCCAGTCCAGAATCATGCGAGGTTACGGATGATAATGCTGATAGAAAAGGGAAAGAAGTCGCTTTCTTCACCCCACGAAAAAAGTTGCTGAACTCAATAGAAAAGGTGAGGCATATTTGGTTGGAGGATCAGCGGAAGCTAGAGAGGACACCGGCAGCCAGGAAAGCAGAAAGGCAAAAAATGGTGCGTGTTCTAATGTCAATGCGGTAA
- the LOC110788931 gene encoding autophagy-related protein 101 isoform X1: MNCEVSQLKELEVEHFEIREVLRCILHTIMFHRALGLVRPKDVDLELFDITYVQCGDVELEKKIDEKIDQFICWVEKHPNKKSQICLSFYEVKNNKAIWFSNKVERLYWEQWYINLNVAQHHKPTSSKSHHSKVVDSEGASEERSARRAAIEVSLREVLFQIIKFVNEKKDHIPPIPSREGISFPYEITIPSSSDTTFGMDMIKRMLQTGHPTMLS, translated from the exons ATGAATTGCGAAGTTTCCCAACTCAAAGAACTG GAAGTGGAACACTTCGAGATCAGAGAAGTTTTGAGAT GTATACTACATACAATTATGTTCCACAGGGCTCTAGGCCTCGTGCGTCCAAAAGATGTTGATTTAGAACTTTTTGACATTACATAT GTCCAGTGTGGAGATGTGGAACTTGAAAAGAAGATAGATGAGAAGATTGACCAGTTCATTTGTTGGGTAGAGAAGCACCCTAACAAGAAAAGTCAG ATATGTCTGTCTTTTTATGAAGTAAAGAACAACAAGGCGATATGGTTCTCGAACAAAGTTGAACGCTTGTATTGGGAACAATGGTATATAAATCTGAATGTTGCACAACATCACAAACCAACCTCTAGCAAATCTCACCACTCCAAAGTTGTAGACTCAG AAGGTGCATCTGAGGAGAGAAGTGCTCGTAGGGCTGCAATAGAAGTGTCACTTCGAGAGGTTCTGTTTCAGATAATAAAATTTGTAAATGAGAAAAAGGATCACATTCCTCCTATTCCAAGTCGTGAAGGTATCTCATTTCCCTATGAGATTACTATCCCAAG CTCATCAGATACTACGTTTGGAATGGATATGATCAAAAGGATGCTCCAAACAGGCCATCCAACCATGCTTAGCTGA